A genomic segment from Pelobates fuscus isolate aPelFus1 chromosome 7, aPelFus1.pri, whole genome shotgun sequence encodes:
- the JAGN1 gene encoding protein jagunal homolog 1, giving the protein MASRAGPRASGTDGSDYQHRERVAGHYQMSVSLKSEIKKLIYAHLLIWMLIAAQITVAHLKLVPHDLVAMPYQWEYPYLLSLAPSLFGLFSFPRNNISYLVISMISTGLFSIAPLIYGSMEMFPMAQQLYRHGKAYRFIFGFSAVSVLYLVMVVAVQVHAWQIYYSKKLLDSWFTSTQEKKKK; this is encoded by the exons ATGGCGTCCCGTGCAGGTCCCCGAGCATCTGGTACAGATGGAAGTGACTATCAGCATCGAGAAAGGGTAGCTGGTCACTACCAAATGAG tgtgtcACTGAAGTCAGAAATCAAGAAACTCATCTATGCCCACCTGCTGATTTGGATGCTGATTGCTGCTCAGATCACTGTCGCTCATCTGAAACTGGTGCCACATGACCTAGTGGCTATGCCCTACCAGTGGGAGTACCCATACTTGCTAAGTCTTGCACCCTCGCTCTTTGGTTTATTCTCCTTCCCCCGTAATAACATTAGCTACCTGGTGATTTCCATGATCAGCACCGGCTTGTTCTCCATTGCTCCCCTCATCTATGGCAGCATGGAGATGTTCCCAATGGCCCAACAGCTGTATCGGCATGGCAAAGCTTACCGGTTCATTTTTGGTTTCTCTGCAGTGTCTGTTTTGTACCTAGTCATGGTGGTGGCCGTGCAGGTTCACGCCTGGCAAATTTACTACAGCAAGAAACTCCTGGACTCTTGGTTCACCAGCActcaggagaaaaagaaaaaataa